In one window of Deinococcus terrestris DNA:
- the rplU gene encoding 50S ribosomal protein L21 codes for MFAIIQSGGKQYRVQEGDVVRVESLTGEAGQTLSLTPLFVGGEQAIFGEGAGRYSVEAEVVEHGRGPKIYIRKYKSGIQYRRRTGHRQNYTAIRITGIKG; via the coding sequence ATGTTTGCAATCATTCAAAGCGGCGGCAAGCAGTACCGCGTGCAGGAAGGCGACGTCGTGCGTGTGGAGTCCCTCACGGGCGAAGCCGGACAGACCCTGAGCCTGACCCCCCTCTTCGTGGGCGGCGAGCAGGCCATCTTCGGTGAAGGCGCCGGGCGCTACAGCGTGGAAGCCGAGGTCGTCGAGCACGGCCGCGGCCCCAAGATCTACATCCGCAAGTACAAGAGCGGCATCCAGTACCGCCGCCGCACCGGGCACCGCCAGAACTACACGGCGATCCGGATCACGGGCATCAAGGGCTAA
- the rpmA gene encoding 50S ribosomal protein L27: protein MAHKKGVGSSKNGRDSNPKYLGVKKFGGEAVVAGNILVRQRGTKFKAGQGVGMGRDHTLFALVDGKVIFTNRGEKGRFISVETVQAPVAAD, encoded by the coding sequence ATGGCACACAAGAAAGGCGTGGGTTCGTCCAAGAACGGACGTGACAGCAACCCCAAGTACCTGGGCGTGAAGAAGTTCGGCGGCGAAGCCGTCGTCGCCGGGAACATCCTCGTTCGGCAGCGCGGCACCAAGTTCAAGGCGGGCCAGGGCGTCGGCATGGGCCGCGACCACACCCTCTTCGCGCTGGTGGATGGCAAGGTCATCTTCACCAACCGGGGCGAGAAGGGCCGTTTTATCAGCGTCGAGACGGTGCAGGCGCCCGTCGCCGCCGACTGA
- the obgE gene encoding GTPase ObgE — protein sequence MAFRDVLDIELAAGNGGDGSMSFHRAKYMEKGGPDGGHGGRGGSIILRAIEGVESLERLVGRRKFKAENGAYGEGRLRQGSDGSDLYIDVPVGTTAFDRDTGKVIADLVRVGQEQVIARGGLGGRGNSTFVSSTRQAPRFAELGTPGQKRRVRLELRLIADVGLVGYPNAGKSSLLAALSRANPAIADYPFTTLSPILGVVDRAEGDERFTMADIPGIIEGASEGKGLGLEFLRHISRTRLLVYVLDVTRDPVEELRALQAELRAYDPTLLDNAAAIALNKTELVDEDLVAMVEGELAESGLPVLPVSAKTGAGLPELREALFQLLPDRELWAQTQALEVEPDEVREEPLTLTFREDAPERGATEPERVWEVHGGGFEARLDRFSRHMEDAAEYLSNLFKRQGLYRELKRAGAREGDTVEIGPFRFEYFEDEE from the coding sequence ATGGCATTTCGTGACGTGCTGGACATCGAGCTGGCGGCCGGAAATGGCGGCGACGGCAGCATGAGCTTCCACCGGGCCAAATACATGGAAAAGGGCGGCCCGGATGGCGGCCACGGCGGGCGCGGGGGCAGCATCATCCTGCGGGCCATCGAGGGCGTTGAGAGCCTGGAGCGCCTGGTCGGGCGGCGCAAGTTCAAGGCCGAGAACGGGGCCTACGGCGAGGGCCGGTTGCGCCAGGGGTCGGACGGCTCGGACCTCTATATCGACGTGCCGGTGGGCACCACCGCCTTTGACCGCGACACGGGCAAGGTGATCGCGGACCTCGTGCGGGTGGGCCAGGAGCAGGTCATCGCGCGGGGGGGGCTGGGGGGCCGGGGCAACTCGACCTTCGTGAGCAGCACCCGGCAAGCGCCGCGCTTCGCGGAACTCGGCACGCCGGGGCAGAAGCGCCGGGTGCGGCTGGAGCTGCGCCTGATCGCGGACGTGGGGCTGGTCGGCTACCCCAACGCGGGCAAGAGCAGCCTGCTGGCGGCGCTCTCGCGGGCGAACCCGGCCATCGCGGATTACCCCTTCACGACCCTCTCCCCCATTCTGGGCGTGGTGGACCGCGCCGAGGGCGACGAGCGCTTCACAATGGCCGACATCCCCGGCATCATCGAGGGCGCGTCCGAGGGCAAGGGACTGGGGCTGGAGTTCCTGCGGCACATCAGCCGCACCCGGCTGCTGGTGTATGTGCTGGACGTGACCCGCGACCCGGTGGAGGAGCTGCGGGCCTTGCAGGCCGAGCTGCGGGCCTACGACCCCACCTTGCTGGACAATGCCGCCGCCATCGCGCTGAACAAGACCGAACTCGTCGACGAGGATCTCGTGGCGATGGTGGAGGGCGAGCTGGCCGAGTCCGGCCTGCCGGTGCTGCCCGTCAGTGCGAAGACGGGCGCGGGGCTGCCCGAGCTGCGCGAGGCCCTCTTCCAGCTTCTGCCCGACCGCGAGCTGTGGGCGCAGACCCAGGCACTGGAGGTCGAACCCGACGAGGTCCGCGAGGAACCCCTGACGCTGACCTTCCGCGAGGACGCCCCCGAGCGCGGCGCAACCGAACCCGAGCGGGTCTGGGAAGTGCATGGCGGCGGCTTCGAGGCGCGGCTGGACCGTTTCTCGCGCCATATGGAAGACGCCGCCGAGTACCTCTCGAACCTCTTCAAGCGCCAGGGCCTCTACCGCGAACTCAAGCGGGCCGGGGCGCGGGAGGGCGATACCGTGGAGATCGGCCCCTTCCGCTTCGAATACTTCGAGGACGAGGAGTAG
- a CDS encoding peptidylprolyl isomerase, which translates to MKRALLILTALLTLTACQDQEASTTDTQTSQTEEAQTDTPATDETSTETDTEEANAEGEAATEGGDTEASAETVTEPGPVPAGYTLVPALSEEPVREYESEPEFALEEGQDYYALIDTTKGQILADLYEQETPVTVNNFVTLARNHYYDGIKFHRVIEDFMAQTGDPTGTGSGGPGYQFADEFRTDLTFDSAGILAMANSGPATNGSQFFITFAPTDFLNGRHTIFGKVVQGEDVLAKLTRTADASSGQEQPIEGATPDEMITVRIVTKG; encoded by the coding sequence GTGAAACGCGCCCTGCTGATCCTCACGGCCCTGCTGACCCTGACCGCCTGTCAGGACCAGGAAGCCAGCACCACCGACACCCAGACCAGCCAGACCGAGGAAGCCCAGACCGACACCCCGGCCACCGACGAGACCTCGACCGAAACTGATACGGAAGAGGCGAACGCGGAGGGCGAGGCGGCCACCGAAGGCGGCGACACAGAGGCCAGCGCCGAGACGGTCACTGAACCCGGCCCGGTCCCGGCTGGGTACACGCTCGTCCCCGCGCTCTCCGAGGAGCCGGTGCGCGAGTACGAGTCGGAGCCGGAGTTCGCGCTGGAAGAAGGCCAGGACTACTACGCCCTGATCGACACGACGAAGGGTCAGATTCTCGCCGACCTGTACGAGCAGGAAACGCCCGTCACGGTGAACAACTTCGTGACGCTGGCCCGCAACCATTACTACGATGGAATCAAGTTCCACCGCGTCATCGAGGACTTTATGGCGCAGACGGGCGACCCCACCGGCACCGGCAGCGGCGGTCCCGGCTACCAGTTCGCCGACGAGTTCCGCACCGATCTCACCTTCGACTCGGCGGGCATCCTGGCGATGGCGAACAGCGGCCCGGCGACCAACGGCTCGCAGTTTTTCATCACCTTCGCGCCCACCGACTTTCTGAACGGCCGCCACACCATCTTCGGCAAGGTCGTGCAGGGCGAGGACGTGCTCGCCAAGCTGACCCGTACCGCCGACGCCAGTTCTGGGCAGGAGCAGCCCATTGAGGGCGCGACCCCCGACGAGATGATCACCGTGCGGATCGTCACCAAGGGCTGA
- the cmk gene encoding (d)CMP kinase produces the protein MIVTIDGVAASGKSSVASGVARALGIPYVSSGLLYRTATLLGLEAGLELNDATALLAHLRANPLRLEPRAKGNRVWVGERELTAELHSSRVDAGVSRVAALPEVRAWVDAQLRALPEPFVAEGRDMGTNVFPHAGAKFYLTASPRVRAERRAKERPEDVPAIEAALTERDRLDTVQSAPAPDARVIDTGPLTLDEVIGAVLSELPEHVSRG, from the coding sequence GTGATCGTGACGATAGACGGCGTGGCGGCCAGCGGCAAATCGAGCGTGGCGTCGGGGGTGGCGCGGGCGCTGGGCATTCCTTACGTCAGCAGCGGCCTGCTGTACCGCACCGCGACCCTGCTGGGGCTGGAGGCGGGGCTGGAGCTGAATGATGCGACGGCCTTGCTCGCGCACCTGCGGGCGAATCCTCTGCGCCTCGAACCCCGCGCCAAGGGCAACCGGGTGTGGGTGGGGGAACGCGAACTGACCGCCGAGCTGCACTCCTCGCGGGTAGACGCGGGGGTGAGCCGGGTCGCTGCCCTGCCGGAGGTGCGGGCCTGGGTGGACGCACAGCTCCGTGCCTTGCCCGAACCCTTCGTGGCCGAGGGGCGGGACATGGGCACGAACGTCTTTCCCCACGCGGGGGCCAAGTTTTACCTGACCGCCAGCCCCCGCGTCCGCGCCGAGCGCCGCGCGAAGGAGCGCCCCGAGGACGTGCCCGCCATCGAAGCGGCCCTGACCGAACGCGACCGCCTCGACACGGTGCAGAGTGCCCCCGCCCCCGACGCGCGGGTGATCGATACCGGGCCGCTGACGCTGGATGAGGTGATCGGGGCGGTGCTGTCGGAGCTGCCGGAACATGTTTCGCGGGGCTGA
- a CDS encoding S8 family serine peptidase, with protein MFQRGAALTLLSLTLAACGTQPASVAQQSGTTPARLLTTLSVPTTQADNETPQLWFVEFRGKPTSKGGSRATIAQERQLFRQQAKAAGVKFQDRLEFERLFNGVSVRVDPADLGKLKDLDGVKAIYPVLNVTMPELTPAKEPDMTTAIGQTGVDTAQNEMGLTGKGVKIAIMDTGLDLDHPDFKGRVVASYDLVGDAFNGSNTPVPGQDNVDDCGGHGTHVAGIAAGNGATVKGVAPGASLGIYRVFGCAGSTSADIMVQAMERVLADGMDVLNMSIGSSFNSWPEYPSAVAASNLVDAGVVVAASIGNSGSGGVWAAGAPGVGDKVIGVANFMNSHVYLNEFVLGNGSKVGYQAASPSPAAPTGGTLPLAKTGTTASAADGCAALPANSLAGQAVLIRRGTCSFYIKAFNAQQAGAAAVILYNNAVGPLAASVAPTTPADPAITIPVVGVSDALGKAINDYVASTPGASMTWTAGAGSYSNPTGNTLDTSSSYGLAADLSLKPDLGAPGGLIRATYPLDLASGGYATLSGTSMASPHVAGVAALVIEAKRGAGQPIRAEDMRGLLQNTAVPKPWNGNPALGFLDFVHRQGAGMVNVVNAVTTTTTVTPSKLSLGESERGVAPQTLTITNSGPAPVTYTVSHQGALTSRGNYMVSALAPSAAVSFSTSSVTVPAGGSAQVTATITPNGPDLSVYGGYLVFTPQGGGTTLRVPYAGFQGDYQKLPVLNGTKTMARSLGGGSYQPIAAPTTFTMKDGDYPYFLFHLDHFARSFRLDILEAATGKPAHSQFFNASTDEYLPRNSTATGFFAFGWDGMVSWSRGASDNAQNKRKAVPNGQYIVKVTVLKALGDASNPEHQETWTSPVITVNASKK; from the coding sequence ATGTTCCAGCGTGGTGCCGCCCTGACCCTCCTGTCCCTGACCCTCGCTGCTTGCGGGACTCAACCTGCATCGGTGGCGCAGCAGTCGGGAACAACACCTGCTCGACTGCTGACTACCCTCTCGGTGCCCACCACACAGGCGGACAACGAGACGCCTCAGCTCTGGTTCGTGGAGTTTCGTGGCAAGCCCACCAGTAAGGGGGGCAGCCGCGCCACCATCGCGCAGGAGCGCCAACTTTTCCGCCAGCAGGCGAAGGCGGCAGGCGTCAAGTTTCAGGACCGCTTGGAGTTCGAGCGGCTTTTCAACGGCGTCTCGGTGCGTGTGGACCCCGCCGACCTGGGCAAGTTGAAGGACCTTGACGGTGTCAAGGCCATCTACCCGGTGCTGAACGTTACGATGCCCGAACTGACCCCCGCCAAGGAGCCCGACATGACCACGGCCATCGGGCAGACGGGCGTGGACACGGCGCAAAACGAGATGGGGCTGACTGGCAAAGGCGTTAAGATCGCCATCATGGACACTGGCCTCGATCTCGACCACCCGGATTTTAAGGGTCGTGTCGTGGCGAGTTATGACCTTGTGGGCGACGCCTTTAATGGGTCAAATACACCGGTTCCCGGACAGGACAATGTAGACGACTGCGGTGGCCACGGCACACACGTGGCGGGAATTGCGGCGGGCAATGGCGCAACCGTCAAGGGCGTGGCACCGGGTGCCTCGCTGGGTATCTACCGCGTCTTCGGCTGCGCGGGCAGCACCTCGGCTGACATCATGGTGCAGGCCATGGAGCGCGTGCTGGCCGACGGTATGGACGTGCTGAACATGAGCATCGGTTCGTCCTTTAACTCCTGGCCCGAGTACCCCAGCGCAGTCGCAGCCAGCAATCTGGTGGACGCGGGTGTGGTCGTCGCGGCTTCTATCGGCAACAGTGGGTCGGGCGGCGTGTGGGCAGCGGGTGCTCCCGGCGTGGGCGACAAGGTCATCGGCGTGGCGAACTTCATGAACAGCCACGTTTACCTCAACGAGTTCGTGCTGGGCAACGGCAGCAAGGTCGGGTACCAGGCTGCCTCGCCCTCGCCTGCTGCGCCCACGGGCGGCACCCTGCCCCTCGCCAAGACGGGCACGACGGCCTCTGCCGCCGACGGCTGCGCGGCTCTCCCCGCCAACTCGCTCGCAGGGCAGGCTGTCCTGATCCGGCGCGGGACCTGCTCTTTCTACATCAAGGCCTTCAATGCCCAGCAGGCCGGGGCCGCCGCCGTGATCCTCTACAACAACGCCGTGGGGCCACTGGCCGCCAGCGTCGCGCCGACCACCCCCGCTGACCCGGCCATCACCATCCCGGTTGTGGGTGTGTCCGACGCGCTGGGTAAGGCCATCAACGACTACGTCGCCAGCACCCCCGGCGCCAGCATGACCTGGACGGCGGGCGCGGGCAGCTACAGCAACCCCACCGGCAACACGCTCGACACTTCCAGTTCCTACGGGCTGGCGGCCGACCTCAGCCTCAAGCCCGACCTCGGGGCGCCCGGCGGCCTGATTCGCGCAACCTATCCCCTTGACCTCGCTTCCGGAGGGTACGCCACCCTTAGCGGCACCAGCATGGCCTCGCCGCATGTGGCGGGCGTGGCGGCGCTGGTCATCGAGGCCAAGCGTGGGGCAGGACAGCCTATCCGCGCCGAAGACATGCGCGGCCTGCTGCAAAACACCGCCGTGCCCAAGCCCTGGAACGGCAACCCGGCGCTGGGGTTCCTCGACTTCGTCCACCGTCAGGGCGCGGGCATGGTCAATGTGGTCAACGCGGTGACCACCACCACCACCGTGACCCCCAGCAAGCTGTCGCTGGGGGAGAGCGAGCGTGGCGTCGCGCCCCAGACCCTGACGATCACCAACAGCGGCCCGGCGCCCGTGACCTACACGGTGAGCCACCAGGGTGCCCTGACCTCGAGAGGCAACTACATGGTGAGCGCCTTGGCTCCCAGCGCGGCCGTGAGCTTCAGCACCAGCAGCGTCACCGTTCCGGCGGGCGGCAGCGCCCAGGTCACCGCGACGATCACCCCGAATGGCCCGGACCTCAGCGTGTACGGCGGCTACCTCGTCTTCACGCCCCAGGGCGGCGGCACCACCCTGCGCGTGCCTTACGCGGGCTTCCAGGGTGATTACCAGAAGCTTCCCGTCCTGAACGGCACCAAGACGATGGCCCGCTCGCTGGGCGGTGGCAGCTACCAGCCCATCGCCGCGCCGACCACCTTCACCATGAAGGACGGCGACTACCCCTACTTCCTGTTCCACCTCGACCACTTCGCCCGGTCCTTCAGGCTCGATATCCTGGAAGCAGCCACCGGGAAGCCGGCCCATTCGCAGTTCTTCAACGCGAGCACCGACGAGTACCTGCCGCGCAACAGCACGGCCACCGGCTTCTTCGCCTTCGGCTGGGACGGCATGGTGAGCTGGAGCCGCGGTGCCAGTGACAACGCGCAGAACAAGCGCAAGGCCGTGCCCAACGGGCAGTACATCGTGAAGGTCACGGTGCTCAAGGCGCTGGGTGACGCCAGCAACCCCGAGCACCAGGAGACCTGGACCTCCCCGGTCATCACGGTGAACGCCAGCAAGAAGTAA
- a CDS encoding S8 family serine peptidase: MNTPRTTLLLTAAILLAGCGSQNARQPSTPAPSQSGTAIRVPVSEISSTTGRYFVELEGDPTVLGAQSLQGQQASFRAQVARAGIRWQEHSSYQRLFNGFSVSVTPAEAARISRMPGVLSVFPVLEIERPQAMLEQGASETQVQTAAGLTGATYVREELGLTGKGVKVAVMDTGIDLEHPAFRNRVVAGYDFVGDAFGSNGNTTPVPDNNPDDCGGHGTHVAGIVGANDPTNGFLGVAPDVQFGAYKVFGCEGSTNADIMLQAMERADADDMDVLNMSIGAAFQWPSYPTAKAASRLAKRGMIVTVSAGNSGTSGQYATGAPSLGENVISVASIDNTKLELGVLVLAADGSRLGYAVATGAPDPETGLSLPLAKAPGSTPTTANDGCSVNGVSPYAPNSLEGKAVLIRRGTCSFREKALNAQAAGAKAVLIYNNAPGVVSATVAPSLASDNVVIEIPVVGLTPEDGARLDAAIGSTVTFTGDTQLFPNITGNTLSSFSSYGPSPDLDLKPDVSAPGGLIKSTYPLTQEATGYAVLSGTSMAAPHAAGIAALLLEKHPQLASIDGNARRLFQNTAVPGNYFLNGSISPFVDFVQRQGAGLMNAPAALAALESGVSVTPSKIALGESEAFPTRTKVLTLRNNGAVRQIYQVYHVPALAISASTFAPQPLTVAATVSVNGESAEIAEGGINVSVAPYSSVELEVTITAPTAPVRGQYGGHIVMQGVTGVDLSVPYGGLIGDYQSIQVLGNISLPGYGLGTTPRNFPALFDGVEGQIYFEGATPTEKPVFTLGQVNVAEEGEEAAFVLDIPRLWVHLAHQSRWIEMDVLDANGNLLDTVSRDEYVGRNASNSYTGPTSNAYYTWSWDGTLANGNAAPNGDYRLRLRVLKALGDENNPDHIETYTSPVFGIQRP; the protein is encoded by the coding sequence TTGAATACTCCCCGTACGACCCTGCTGCTTACCGCAGCCATCCTGCTGGCCGGATGCGGCAGTCAAAACGCCCGTCAACCCAGCACCCCCGCCCCCAGCCAGAGCGGCACTGCCATCCGGGTCCCCGTCAGTGAAATTTCCAGCACGACGGGACGCTACTTCGTTGAGCTGGAGGGCGATCCCACCGTGTTGGGCGCTCAGAGCCTGCAGGGTCAGCAGGCCAGCTTCCGTGCCCAGGTGGCCCGAGCCGGCATTCGCTGGCAGGAGCACAGCAGTTACCAGCGGCTCTTCAACGGGTTTAGCGTCAGCGTGACGCCTGCAGAAGCCGCGCGAATCTCCCGGATGCCCGGAGTTCTGAGCGTCTTTCCTGTCTTGGAGATTGAACGGCCCCAGGCGATGCTGGAACAGGGCGCCTCCGAAACTCAGGTGCAGACTGCCGCAGGGCTGACCGGAGCGACCTATGTCCGCGAGGAACTCGGACTGACCGGCAAGGGCGTCAAGGTGGCCGTGATGGACACCGGGATCGACCTTGAGCACCCTGCGTTCCGCAACCGCGTCGTGGCCGGGTACGACTTTGTCGGTGACGCCTTCGGCTCGAATGGCAATACCACGCCTGTTCCGGACAACAACCCCGACGACTGCGGTGGCCACGGCACGCACGTGGCGGGCATCGTCGGCGCCAACGACCCCACCAACGGCTTTTTGGGGGTTGCGCCCGACGTGCAGTTCGGCGCCTATAAGGTCTTCGGCTGCGAGGGTTCGACGAACGCCGACATCATGCTGCAAGCCATGGAGCGGGCCGACGCCGACGATATGGACGTGCTGAACATGAGCATTGGCGCGGCCTTCCAGTGGCCCTCTTACCCGACCGCCAAAGCGGCCAGCCGCCTGGCCAAGCGCGGCATGATCGTGACCGTGTCGGCGGGCAACAGCGGTACCAGTGGCCAGTACGCCACGGGAGCACCCAGCCTCGGCGAGAACGTGATCTCGGTGGCCTCGATTGACAACACCAAGCTGGAACTCGGGGTTCTGGTACTCGCCGCCGATGGCAGCCGCTTGGGCTACGCCGTTGCGACGGGTGCGCCCGACCCTGAAACCGGCCTGAGCCTTCCTCTGGCCAAGGCACCGGGCAGCACCCCCACGACCGCCAACGATGGATGCAGCGTCAATGGAGTGAGTCCCTACGCTCCGAACAGCTTGGAGGGTAAGGCCGTCTTGATTCGCCGCGGCACCTGCTCGTTCCGTGAAAAAGCCTTGAACGCGCAAGCAGCGGGCGCCAAGGCGGTGCTGATCTACAACAACGCGCCGGGCGTCGTGTCGGCGACGGTGGCTCCCAGCCTCGCCAGCGACAACGTGGTGATCGAGATTCCGGTGGTCGGCCTTACCCCGGAAGACGGCGCTCGCCTCGACGCGGCCATCGGCTCGACCGTGACCTTCACGGGTGATACCCAGCTGTTCCCCAACATCACGGGCAACACCCTGAGCAGCTTCTCGAGCTACGGCCCTTCGCCTGATCTCGACCTCAAGCCCGACGTCAGCGCCCCCGGTGGACTGATCAAGAGCACCTACCCGCTGACCCAGGAGGCCACCGGATACGCCGTGCTCAGCGGCACCAGCATGGCGGCCCCGCACGCGGCGGGTATCGCGGCCTTGCTGCTGGAAAAGCACCCCCAGCTGGCCAGTATTGACGGCAACGCCCGTCGCCTGTTCCAGAACACGGCCGTCCCTGGAAACTACTTCCTGAACGGCTCGATCAGCCCCTTCGTGGACTTCGTGCAGCGGCAGGGCGCTGGACTGATGAATGCGCCTGCAGCGCTCGCGGCTCTGGAAAGTGGCGTCAGCGTGACGCCCAGCAAGATCGCGCTGGGCGAGAGCGAGGCGTTCCCCACCCGCACCAAGGTCCTGACCCTGCGCAACAACGGCGCCGTGCGTCAGATTTACCAGGTGTACCACGTGCCTGCACTGGCTATCAGCGCGAGCACCTTCGCTCCGCAGCCGTTGACTGTTGCGGCTACGGTAAGCGTCAACGGCGAGTCTGCCGAGATCGCGGAAGGTGGTATCAATGTCAGCGTGGCTCCATACTCCAGCGTGGAACTGGAGGTGACGATCACCGCGCCGACGGCTCCGGTTCGCGGTCAATACGGCGGCCACATCGTGATGCAGGGCGTGACGGGCGTGGACCTGAGCGTGCCCTACGGTGGCCTGATCGGGGACTACCAGAGCATTCAGGTGCTGGGCAATATCTCGCTGCCGGGCTATGGCCTAGGCACCACGCCGCGGAATTTCCCAGCTCTGTTTGATGGAGTTGAAGGTCAGATCTACTTCGAGGGGGCTACCCCAACCGAGAAGCCTGTCTTCACTCTGGGTCAGGTCAATGTGGCCGAAGAGGGTGAAGAGGCGGCGTTCGTCCTCGATATCCCGCGCCTGTGGGTCCACCTCGCGCACCAGTCGCGCTGGATAGAAATGGACGTCTTGGATGCCAACGGCAATCTCTTGGACACCGTGAGCCGTGACGAGTATGTGGGCCGCAATGCCAGCAACAGCTACACCGGCCCGACCAGTAACGCCTACTACACTTGGAGCTGGGACGGCACGTTGGCCAATGGCAACGCGGCACCCAACGGCGACTACCGGCTGCGCCTGCGGGTTCTGAAGGCCCTCGGCGACGAGAACAACCCCGATCACATCGAAACGTACACCAGCCCGGTGTTCGGCATTCAGCGCCCCTAA
- a CDS encoding Ig-like domain-containing protein gives MKPSRTLPLALLTGLLLAACGASPDRQAPNVDLQATLTGTAVNLRATVSDNVGVTLVEFYRGTEKIGEDREAPYTATDTVTSAQNGALAYRAVARDAAGNLGEDTATVNVDIDAAPTVSVSTSSTALTRDTSVTVRANTQDDRGIAKVEFYLDGQLVFTDTQAPYETTLPFTFRQNGVRTIRVVAYDTAGQTAEATQLVTVALDPGEDNDVLERATLINIGEGVNARIAGVARDRDYYRFNAQAGDRLRLTVRTRSGLFPQSTLDPYVEILMPDGRTVLERDDDSGEEYDADIRFNAPQAGTYYVMVTSFDIYDDETATDDDLNNQYRIELERR, from the coding sequence ATGAAGCCATCGCGTACCCTGCCCCTCGCCCTTCTGACCGGCCTGTTGCTGGCCGCCTGTGGTGCCAGCCCCGACCGGCAGGCCCCCAACGTCGATCTGCAAGCGACCCTGACCGGGACGGCTGTGAACCTGAGGGCCACCGTGTCCGACAACGTCGGTGTGACCCTAGTGGAGTTCTACCGCGGCACCGAGAAGATCGGTGAGGACCGCGAGGCACCCTATACCGCTACCGACACGGTGACCTCGGCCCAGAACGGCGCCCTGGCCTACCGCGCGGTCGCACGGGACGCCGCCGGGAACCTCGGTGAAGACACCGCCACGGTGAACGTGGACATTGACGCGGCACCCACCGTGAGCGTCAGCACGAGCAGCACCGCCCTGACGCGGGACACGTCCGTGACCGTGCGGGCCAATACCCAGGACGACCGCGGCATCGCCAAGGTCGAGTTCTATCTTGACGGCCAACTGGTCTTTACCGATACGCAGGCACCCTACGAAACCACGTTGCCGTTCACCTTCCGGCAAAACGGCGTGCGAACGATTCGGGTGGTGGCCTATGACACGGCAGGGCAGACCGCCGAGGCGACCCAACTCGTGACCGTGGCGCTTGATCCCGGCGAGGACAATGACGTGCTGGAGCGGGCCACTCTGATCAACATCGGGGAAGGGGTCAATGCCCGCATCGCTGGCGTGGCCCGCGACCGTGACTATTACCGCTTCAACGCTCAAGCAGGTGACCGCCTGCGTCTGACCGTGCGGACACGCAGTGGCCTGTTCCCGCAGAGCACCCTCGACCCGTACGTCGAGATTCTGATGCCGGACGGCCGCACGGTGCTGGAGCGGGACGACGACAGCGGCGAGGAATACGACGCCGATATCCGCTTCAACGCGCCGCAGGCAGGCACCTACTACGTGATGGTGACCAGCTTCGACATCTACGACGATGAGACGGCCACCGACGACGATCTCAACAACCAGTACCGCATTGAACTGGAGCGCCGTTAA
- a CDS encoding M16 family metallopeptidase — MTLRERRLPNGLTLLLEPDKAAQTVAAGYFVATGAREERPEELGASHFLEHLMFKGSESVPAAELNARLDDLGGHANAFTGEEATVYHAATLPEQTGELLGTLTELLRPALRPADIEAERGVILEEIAMYAEQPAVRVADELRAAYWGEHGLGHPILGTPETVGGLTREALARNWRERYGAGRVTLTVVGAFDPDAVEAWAARELAGWPSGLPAPVFAPAVPRHPGTFRFLPDESLSRVQAAFALPGVSARHPLREAAAVLAELIGGENGDLYWALLDTGLADGADLAHLDYTDAGTFEGGFSCDPERFPEVHATYLNVLRRAGENLTPERVRRAARKLAVSTLLRAETPGGRLFALGMDALALGKALTTDEQVARYEHVTMEEVRAVLHLCPLEGATGVGIGQPVQ, encoded by the coding sequence ATGACCCTGCGCGAGCGGCGGCTCCCGAATGGCCTGACCCTGCTGCTGGAGCCGGACAAGGCCGCCCAGACCGTCGCGGCAGGCTACTTCGTGGCGACCGGGGCGCGGGAGGAACGCCCGGAGGAACTCGGCGCCTCCCACTTCCTCGAACACCTGATGTTCAAGGGGTCCGAGTCGGTTCCGGCGGCTGAGCTGAACGCCCGTCTGGACGACCTCGGCGGGCACGCCAACGCCTTTACTGGCGAGGAAGCCACCGTCTACCACGCGGCGACCCTGCCCGAGCAGACGGGCGAACTGCTCGGCACCCTGACCGAACTGCTGCGTCCCGCCCTGCGCCCCGCCGACATCGAGGCCGAACGCGGCGTGATTCTGGAGGAGATCGCCATGTACGCCGAGCAGCCCGCCGTGCGCGTGGCTGATGAATTGCGGGCCGCCTACTGGGGCGAACACGGGCTGGGCCACCCCATCCTGGGCACGCCGGAAACGGTGGGCGGGCTGACCCGCGAGGCGCTGGCCCGCAACTGGCGCGAGCGGTACGGGGCCGGGCGCGTCACCCTGACCGTGGTAGGCGCCTTCGACCCGGACGCGGTGGAAGCCTGGGCCGCGCGGGAACTGGCAGGCTGGCCGAGCGGGCTCCCAGCCCCGGTGTTCGCTCCGGCGGTGCCGCGTCACCCCGGCACCTTCCGCTTCCTGCCCGACGAGAGCCTCAGCCGGGTGCAGGCCGCCTTCGCGCTGCCCGGCGTGTCCGCCCGGCACCCGCTGCGCGAGGCGGCGGCGGTCCTCGCCGAGCTGATCGGCGGCGAGAACGGCGATCTTTATTGGGCGCTGCTGGATACCGGGCTGGCCGACGGCGCGGACCTGGCGCATCTGGACTACACGGACGCGGGCACCTTCGAGGGTGGTTTTTCCTGCGACCCGGAACGCTTCCCGGAAGTTCACGCCACCTATCTGAACGTGCTGCGCCGCGCTGGAGAGAACCTCACGCCCGAGCGGGTGCGCCGCGCCGCCCGCAAGCTGGCCGTCTCCACCTTGCTGCGGGCCGAAACGCCGGGGGGCCGCCTCTTCGCGCTGGGCATGGACGCGCTCGCGCTGGGCAAGGCCCTGACGACCGACGAACAGGTGGCCCGTTATGAGCACGTGACGATGGAAGAAGTGCGGGCGGTGCTGCACCTGTGTCCGCTGGAGGGGGCGACGGGGGTGGGAATAGGGCAACCGGTGCAATGA